One part of the Sciurus carolinensis chromosome 6, mSciCar1.2, whole genome shotgun sequence genome encodes these proteins:
- the Tppp gene encoding tubulin polymerization-promoting protein: protein MADSKAKPAKAANRTPPKSPGDPAKDKAAKRLSLESEGTGEGGAAAPELSALEEAFRRFAVHGDTRATGREMHGKNWSKLCKDCHVIDGKNVTVTDVDIVFSKIKGKSCRTITFEQFQEALEELARKRFKDKSSEEAVREVHRLIEGRAPVISGVTKAVSSPTVSRLTDTTKFTGSHKERFDPSGKGKGKAGRVDLVDESGYVPGYKHAGTYDQKVQGGK, encoded by the exons ATGGCTGACAGCAAGGCCAAGCCTGCCAAAGCTGCCAACAGGACACCCCCCAAGTCCCCAGGGGACCCCGCAAAGGACAAGGCGGCCAAGAGGCTGTCGCTGGAATCAGAGGGCACCGGCGAGGGTGGGGCCGCAGCCCCGGAGCTCAGCGCGCTGGAGGAGGCCTTCCGGCGGTTCGCGGTACACGGGGACACCCGGGCCACCGGGAGGGAGATGCATGGCAAGAACTGGTCCAAGCTCTGCAAGGACTGCCACGTGATTGACGGCAAGAACGTGACCGTCACGGACGTGGACATCGTCTTCAGCAAGATCAA AGGGAAGTCTTGCCGGACCATCACCTTCGAACAGTTCCAGGAGGCGCTGGAGGAGCTGGCCAGGAAACGGTTCAAGGACAAGAGCAGCGAGGAGGCCGTGCGCGAGGTGCACCGGCTCATTGAGGGCCGTGCACCTGTCATCTCAGGGGTCACG AAAGCCGTGTCCTCGCCCACTGTGTCGCGGCTCACCGACACGACCAAGTTTACCGGCTCCCACAAGGAGCGCTTCGACCCGTCGGGCAAGGGCAAGGGCAAGGCTGGCCGAGTGGACCTGGTGGACGAGTCCGGCTATGTGCCAGGCTACAAGCACGCGGGCACCTATGACCAGAAAGTGCAGGGGGGCAAGTAG